From Nematostella vectensis chromosome 14, jaNemVect1.1, whole genome shotgun sequence, a single genomic window includes:
- the LOC5503128 gene encoding uncharacterized protein LOC5503128 isoform X2, producing MVNFFLQFIVVFSLVFRSAISVIHIQQSGYLPVNDESYAIQFYLVVSNNQNSKLTVSTQKPKCCWQVEPGDTDCESMVLIGGNEVVVSPKSTANITFIFPTLYPLDRIGKCHFGIKAKGHTYQHVTLFNTTEPRDAVDWKESLEGFGGGYKECAGVDLDPRNDCKPVNCMDKYNGKRTFFDKERGKCVPAHNCYTKTDDEKALPDIAFDKDNNGCKSLISEKLTDKQIKFLHDKADKSSLAIHRYNLEDVKEINPIPLNCNHGRRVGSVCVCNDGWGTDTTVVPGGEMRYIYNWCNLELRSKRLMPTSIQKTVMITGLGLITFSLLIGWIIIIWGCFIASDHDDLPAHELADRLDSGSETQEELSDASLSDRPRHAVVHTSYRPKNPDELCLEKGQHIRDIRECKRRGWMKGSLQGKGGYFRTNHVKVYYDSESEDSYTDDDDEEY from the exons ATGGTAAACTTTTTTCTTCAATTCATTGTGGTCTTTTCGTTAGTGTTCCGGTCAGCGATTTCAGTAATACATATACAG CAATCTGGATACCTTCCTGTTAATGATGAAAGCTACGCTATACAGTTCT ATTTAGTTGTGTCAAACAACCAAAATAGCAAACTGACTGTGTCAACACAGAAACCCAAGTGCTGTTGGCAAGTTGAGCCAGGAGATACAGACTGTGAG TCTATGGTGCTCATCGGTGGAAATGAGGTGGTAGTCTCACCAAAATCAACAGCCAATATAACATTCATATTTCCAACACTG TACCCACTGGACCGCATAGGGAAATGTCACTTTGGTATTAAGGCTAAAGGCCACACCTACCAGCATGTCACACTATTCAACACTACTGAGCCACGTGACGCAGTTGACTGGAaagaaagct TGGAAGGTTTTGGTGGTGGGTATAAGGAGTGTGCAGGAGTGGACCTG GATCCCCGGAATGACTGCAAGCCTGTCAATTGCATGGATAAATACAACGGCAAAAGGACATTCTTTGATAAAGAGCGAGGAAAGTGTGTGCCGGCACACAACTGCTACACTAAGACAGATGACGAAAAGGCCCTCCCCGACATC GCATTTGACAAAGATAACAACGGTTGTAAAAGTTTGATCAGCGAAAAACTCACAGATAAACAAATCAAGTTCCTGCACGATAAAGCAGACAAGAGTTCTCTTGCCATACACCGCTACAACCTGGAGGATGTGAAGGAAATAAACCCG ATACCACTGAACTGTAATCATGGTCGTCGTGTGGGCTCGGTGTGTGTGTGCAATGACGGGTGGGGCACGGATACTACGGTAGTTCCAGGAGGCGAGATGCGCTACATTTACAACTGGTGTAACTTAGAGCTTCGGTCAAAACGCCTCATGCCTACCTCGATACAGAAAACCGTCATGATAACT GGCTTGGGTCTTATTACATTTAGCCTTCTGATAGGTTGGATTATAATTATCTGGGGCTGCTTCATCGCCTCAGATCACGACGACCTCCCCGCCCACGAGCTCGCAGATAGACTGGACAGCGGTAGTGAGACTCAGG AAGAACTAAGTGATGCCTCGCTGTCGGACCGCCCTCGGCATGCCGTCGTGCATACCTCGTACCGGCCGAAAAACCCCGACGAACTTTGTCTTGAAAAAGGGCAGCACATCAGAGATATTCGAGAATGCAAAAGAAGAGGATGGATGAAG GGCTCCTTGCAAGGCAAGGGGGGGTATTTCCGAACGAACCATGTGAAGGTTTACTACGACAGTGAGTCTGAAGATAGTTATactgacgacgacgatgaggAGTACTAG
- the LOC116610681 gene encoding QRFP-like peptide receptor: MNSTMSAPGPHNSTARIAYICIVILAFIGNSMVLALFVRKKHLLRKTYNVFFLTLATTDFTISINILFTPTFIFRESFPYPDGYLGGEIVCRLLWSRWLLYTLGVSSVFLCLLLTIERWFAVVQPLRYQASFSKRRVVVSLISVYCVACFLCCTLPFEVSFSPENIPSQRCSWNNVWGSAAGIVAIFQFLGRIFIPSVFMLAMFLHMTFRNNFTETTRRESRLTFSSSPSTRKTVTRMVGAASALMIICWMPKQVLMIVSEFQVIGKDSSVSHFLTFLAFFNSVVNPAIYGITNKTFRKGYYDVLLSFCPPVLKRKLARPQVGVEDDYRNIASLVRAIHRRRPSFDWRRGTSSAKELRTPDFLDAIQQEQKL; the protein is encoded by the coding sequence ATGAACAGCACCATGTCAGCACCAGGTCCACACAACTCAACTGCTCGAATTGCATACATTTGCATTGTCATTTTGGCATTTATTGGTAACTCCATGGTTCTCGCCCTTTTTGTAAGGAAAAAACACCTGCTAAGAAAAACGTATAACGTGTTTTTCCTTACTCTTGCCACTACAGACTTCACAATCTCAATCAACATATTATTCACACCAACATTTATATTTAGAGAAAGCTTTCCATATCCTGATGGATATTTAGGAGGGGAAATCGTCTGCAGACTACTATGGTCCCGATGGCTTCTATATACATTGGGTGTAAGCTCAGTCTTTTTATGTCTTCTCCTGACGATAGAGCGTTGGTTTGCTGTTGTACAGCCTCTCCGATACCAAGCCAGCTTTAGCAAAAGGCGCGTCGTTGTTTCACTGATTTCAGTGTATTGTGTAGCATGTTTCCTTTGTTGCACCCTACCATTTGAGGTGTCTTTTTCCCCAGAAAATATTCCATCTCAGCGTTGTAGTTGGAATAACGTCTGGGGAAGCGCTGCTGGAATAGTTGCAATTTTTCAATTTCTTGGAAGAATCTTTATCCCGTCCGTCTTTATGTTGGCAATGTTTCTTCATATGACTTTCAGAAACAATTTTACGGAAACTACACGACGCGAGAGCCGACTGACATTTTCGTCGTCGCCGTCCACTCGGAAGACCGTAACGAGGATGGTCGGAGCAGCTTCTGCATTGATGATCATTTGCTGGATGCCAAAACAAGTTCTAATGATTGTTTCGGAATTTCAAGTCATAGGGAAGGACTCCTCGGTCTCACACTTCCTGACGTTTCTTGCATTCTTCAACTCTGTAGTAAACCCAGCAATCTATGGCATAACAAACAAGACATTCCGTAAAGGTTACTATGATGTTCTTTTGAGCTTCTGTCCTCCTGTTCTGAAAAGGAAGTTAGCGAGACCGCAAGTTGGTGTAGAGGACGATTATAGAAACATTGCGTCTCTAGTTCGTGCCATTCATCGACGCAGGCCATCGTTTGATTGGCGAAGAGGCACTTCAAGTGCAAAGGAACTGAGAACTCCAGACTTCCTAGACGCCATTCAACAAGAGCAAAAGTTGTAA
- the LOC5503128 gene encoding uncharacterized protein LOC5503128 isoform X3 produces MVLIGGNEVVVSPKSTANITFIFPTLYPLDRIGKCHFGIKAKGHTYQHVTLFNTTEPRDAVDWKESLEGFGGGYKECAGVDLDPRNDCKPVNCMDKYNGKRTFFDKERGKCVPAHNCYTKTDDEKALPDIAFDKDNNGCKSLISEKLTDKQIKFLHDKADKSSLAIHRYNLEDVKEINPIPLNCNHGRRVGSVCVCNDGWGTDTTVVPGGEMRYIYNWCNLELRSKRLMPTSIQKTVMITGLGLITFSLLIGWIIIIWGCFIASDHDDLPAHELADRLDSGSETQEELSDASLSDRPRHAVVHTSYRPKNPDELCLEKGQHIRDIRECKRRGWMKGSLQGKGGYFRTNHVKVYYDSESEDSYTDDDDEEY; encoded by the exons ATGGTGCTCATCGGTGGAAATGAGGTGGTAGTCTCACCAAAATCAACAGCCAATATAACATTCATATTTCCAACACTG TACCCACTGGACCGCATAGGGAAATGTCACTTTGGTATTAAGGCTAAAGGCCACACCTACCAGCATGTCACACTATTCAACACTACTGAGCCACGTGACGCAGTTGACTGGAaagaaagct TGGAAGGTTTTGGTGGTGGGTATAAGGAGTGTGCAGGAGTGGACCTG GATCCCCGGAATGACTGCAAGCCTGTCAATTGCATGGATAAATACAACGGCAAAAGGACATTCTTTGATAAAGAGCGAGGAAAGTGTGTGCCGGCACACAACTGCTACACTAAGACAGATGACGAAAAGGCCCTCCCCGACATC GCATTTGACAAAGATAACAACGGTTGTAAAAGTTTGATCAGCGAAAAACTCACAGATAAACAAATCAAGTTCCTGCACGATAAAGCAGACAAGAGTTCTCTTGCCATACACCGCTACAACCTGGAGGATGTGAAGGAAATAAACCCG ATACCACTGAACTGTAATCATGGTCGTCGTGTGGGCTCGGTGTGTGTGTGCAATGACGGGTGGGGCACGGATACTACGGTAGTTCCAGGAGGCGAGATGCGCTACATTTACAACTGGTGTAACTTAGAGCTTCGGTCAAAACGCCTCATGCCTACCTCGATACAGAAAACCGTCATGATAACT GGCTTGGGTCTTATTACATTTAGCCTTCTGATAGGTTGGATTATAATTATCTGGGGCTGCTTCATCGCCTCAGATCACGACGACCTCCCCGCCCACGAGCTCGCAGATAGACTGGACAGCGGTAGTGAGACTCAGG AAGAACTAAGTGATGCCTCGCTGTCGGACCGCCCTCGGCATGCCGTCGTGCATACCTCGTACCGGCCGAAAAACCCCGACGAACTTTGTCTTGAAAAAGGGCAGCACATCAGAGATATTCGAGAATGCAAAAGAAGAGGATGGATGAAG GGCTCCTTGCAAGGCAAGGGGGGGTATTTCCGAACGAACCATGTGAAGGTTTACTACGACAGTGAGTCTGAAGATAGTTATactgacgacgacgatgaggAGTACTAG
- the LOC116610684 gene encoding regulation of enolase protein 1 isoform X2, which yields MADALKIVSEFALSVDFSTDKLGPDFMWFNPPPKWQMKFHGDSGGMKVVPRGKTDFWRRTYYKPELIKDNGHLLHLIVKQEMCIIETSFDLTAVNQFDQAGIMIRMGNERWMKIGLEFVDGTYRASCVVTNKYSDWSTQDWHDGKLALRIHKICDDYVIECKPRAGSNDQWKFIRITHMDSGGHPIQIGLYCCAPTGEGMDVVFDKFTIHSSDGRHPHNNNA from the exons atggcggacgctTTAAAAATCGTATCGGAGTTTGCTCTATCTGTTGACTTCAGCACTGACAAACTGGGACCGGATTTCATGTGGTTTAACCCTCCGCCGAAATGGCAGATGAAATTCCACGGGGACTCTGGGGGAATGAAAGTCGTGCCG AGAGGCAAGACAGATTTCTGGCGAAG AACATACTACAAACCAGAACTAATAAAAGACAACGGGCATTTGCTCCACCTCATTGTCAAGCAGGAGATGTGCATAATAGAAACGTCATTTGATTTGACAGCTGTCAATCAGTTTGACCAG GCAGGTATTATGATCAGAATGGGAAACGAACGTTGGATGAAAATT GGTCTTGAATTTGTGGACGGAACATACCGAGCAAGCTGTGTTGTCACAAACAAATATAGTGACTGGTCCACTCAAGATTGGCATGATGGCAAGCTAGCGCTGCGAATACACAAGATCTGTGACGATTATGTG ATTGAATGCAAGCCTCGTGCCGGTAGCAATGACCAGTGGAAGTTCATACGTATAACTCACATGGACTCAGGAGGTCACCCAATCCAAATAGGCCTTTACTGCTGTGCCCCCACAGGTGAAGGGATGGACGTAGTCTTCGACAAATTCACGATACATTCATCTGACGGAAGACACCCTCATAATAATAATGCGTAG
- the LOC116610684 gene encoding uncharacterized protein LOC116610684 isoform X1, whose amino-acid sequence MADALKIVSEFALSVDFSTDKLGPDFMWFNPPPKWQMKFHGDSGGMKVVPRGKTDFWRRTYYKPELIKDNGHLLHLIVKQEMCIIETSFDLTAVNQFDQAGIMIRMGNERWMKIGLEFVDGTYRASCVVTNKYSDWSTQDWHDGKLALRIHKICDDYVGILNANGESRKRLKIQRSRRAMYSEMNSVFKLQSGNSKFHCLARTGTCALKTRQTLFAFLSFWGEYKNQ is encoded by the exons atggcggacgctTTAAAAATCGTATCGGAGTTTGCTCTATCTGTTGACTTCAGCACTGACAAACTGGGACCGGATTTCATGTGGTTTAACCCTCCGCCGAAATGGCAGATGAAATTCCACGGGGACTCTGGGGGAATGAAAGTCGTGCCG AGAGGCAAGACAGATTTCTGGCGAAG AACATACTACAAACCAGAACTAATAAAAGACAACGGGCATTTGCTCCACCTCATTGTCAAGCAGGAGATGTGCATAATAGAAACGTCATTTGATTTGACAGCTGTCAATCAGTTTGACCAG GCAGGTATTATGATCAGAATGGGAAACGAACGTTGGATGAAAATT GGTCTTGAATTTGTGGACGGAACATACCGAGCAAGCTGTGTTGTCACAAACAAATATAGTGACTGGTCCACTCAAGATTGGCATGATGGCAAGCTAGCGCTGCGAATACACAAGATCTGTGACGATTATGTG GGAATTTTAAACGCGAACGGCGAAAGCAGGAAACGATTGAAAATTCAAAGATCCAGACGTGCAATGTACTCTGAAATGAATTCTGTCTTCAAACTACAAAGTGGAAACTCCAAGTTTCATTGTTTAGCGAGGACGGGAACGTGTGCGCTGAAAACTAGACAAACCTTGTTCGCTTTTCTAAGTTTTTGGGGGGAGTACAAAAACCAGtga
- the LOC5503128 gene encoding uncharacterized protein LOC5503128 isoform X1 — protein sequence MQIALSTTRIAVIFRMILKMRKFKQNLRPISTGRSLYRKSWRMNFLSSLLKVNSLMGASLFWASNTFGQSGYLPVNDESYAIQFYLVVSNNQNSKLTVSTQKPKCCWQVEPGDTDCESMVLIGGNEVVVSPKSTANITFIFPTLYPLDRIGKCHFGIKAKGHTYQHVTLFNTTEPRDAVDWKESLEGFGGGYKECAGVDLDPRNDCKPVNCMDKYNGKRTFFDKERGKCVPAHNCYTKTDDEKALPDIAFDKDNNGCKSLISEKLTDKQIKFLHDKADKSSLAIHRYNLEDVKEINPIPLNCNHGRRVGSVCVCNDGWGTDTTVVPGGEMRYIYNWCNLELRSKRLMPTSIQKTVMITGLGLITFSLLIGWIIIIWGCFIASDHDDLPAHELADRLDSGSETQEELSDASLSDRPRHAVVHTSYRPKNPDELCLEKGQHIRDIRECKRRGWMKGSLQGKGGYFRTNHVKVYYDSESEDSYTDDDDEEY from the exons ATGCAAATTGCCCTTAGTACTACAAGAATAGCTGTGATTTTTAGAATGATATTGAAGATGAGGAAgttcaaacaaaatttaaGGCCAATATCAACTGGGCGTTCCTTATACAGGAAATCTTGGCGGATGAATTTCCTAAGTTCTTTACTTAAAGTCAACTCGCTGATGGGGGCTTCTTTGTTCTGGGCTTCAAATACCTTTGGT CAATCTGGATACCTTCCTGTTAATGATGAAAGCTACGCTATACAGTTCT ATTTAGTTGTGTCAAACAACCAAAATAGCAAACTGACTGTGTCAACACAGAAACCCAAGTGCTGTTGGCAAGTTGAGCCAGGAGATACAGACTGTGAG TCTATGGTGCTCATCGGTGGAAATGAGGTGGTAGTCTCACCAAAATCAACAGCCAATATAACATTCATATTTCCAACACTG TACCCACTGGACCGCATAGGGAAATGTCACTTTGGTATTAAGGCTAAAGGCCACACCTACCAGCATGTCACACTATTCAACACTACTGAGCCACGTGACGCAGTTGACTGGAaagaaagct TGGAAGGTTTTGGTGGTGGGTATAAGGAGTGTGCAGGAGTGGACCTG GATCCCCGGAATGACTGCAAGCCTGTCAATTGCATGGATAAATACAACGGCAAAAGGACATTCTTTGATAAAGAGCGAGGAAAGTGTGTGCCGGCACACAACTGCTACACTAAGACAGATGACGAAAAGGCCCTCCCCGACATC GCATTTGACAAAGATAACAACGGTTGTAAAAGTTTGATCAGCGAAAAACTCACAGATAAACAAATCAAGTTCCTGCACGATAAAGCAGACAAGAGTTCTCTTGCCATACACCGCTACAACCTGGAGGATGTGAAGGAAATAAACCCG ATACCACTGAACTGTAATCATGGTCGTCGTGTGGGCTCGGTGTGTGTGTGCAATGACGGGTGGGGCACGGATACTACGGTAGTTCCAGGAGGCGAGATGCGCTACATTTACAACTGGTGTAACTTAGAGCTTCGGTCAAAACGCCTCATGCCTACCTCGATACAGAAAACCGTCATGATAACT GGCTTGGGTCTTATTACATTTAGCCTTCTGATAGGTTGGATTATAATTATCTGGGGCTGCTTCATCGCCTCAGATCACGACGACCTCCCCGCCCACGAGCTCGCAGATAGACTGGACAGCGGTAGTGAGACTCAGG AAGAACTAAGTGATGCCTCGCTGTCGGACCGCCCTCGGCATGCCGTCGTGCATACCTCGTACCGGCCGAAAAACCCCGACGAACTTTGTCTTGAAAAAGGGCAGCACATCAGAGATATTCGAGAATGCAAAAGAAGAGGATGGATGAAG GGCTCCTTGCAAGGCAAGGGGGGGTATTTCCGAACGAACCATGTGAAGGTTTACTACGACAGTGAGTCTGAAGATAGTTATactgacgacgacgatgaggAGTACTAG